The Gammaproteobacteria bacterium genomic sequence ATGCACAAGAAATTGAGAAAGATATCCCAACCGATATCTTATCAACAGACAAAGATCGCAAGGTTTGGCACAATCCTCAATTGCGTACCATCTCGGCAAGGGACACGCGGAATGGTGGGATTGGCGCTGCAGATACTTCTCAGAATTCCTGACGAAATCGTCCGGTTAAGAGAGAGGCAGACTTGCAGAACTATCGGGGTCAAGTTCTCCATTTTTCCAGGAAAACAGGAAAAAGGGAAAATTTTCCCCCACTGTGCACTTTATCTACTGAGACGGCTCGGGATAGCGATTTTTCTTAGTAACAACGGATCGTTGGTGACAGAACCTCGCCCACTGAAACAAACGCCCCGATCACTTGAAGTGACCGGGGCGTTGTCGTTTTACGTCTTCAATTCGTACTCGAATCGACCTAGTCAGGTCTCATCGGAAACACGCCATCGTACAGATGCAGTATATCGTGGTTAGGTATGGCTGGCGATTCTCATGCGAGGGCGCCGAACCGCTCTCACTATTCCCTATGGTTGCTGGATGCAAAGTCGTATCAGGCGGTACACCCGCGACAGATTTGATAAAACTGTTAATAGACGTGGGGTGATCGGCACTGTCTATTCGCATGAAACGTGACAACCAAGAACTATTGGCTATCGGTGTCGCCAAGGTATTGGCCTGAGCTCCCGTATTGCCCGTCAACTGCTCCGCTACCACCGTGTGATTATGGGAAGGCATTTGGCTAGCAGATACGAACGCCTGCGCCTCGCCATACTTTTTTCCCCATTCTCGCGTAGTCAGGCCTGGGCCGTTACCCTCTCCGATGACGGCATAGCCGCGCAAGTCAGGCACATTGAACATGGTACTAGTACCGCTGCCACTGCCGCCAAAGGTTTGGCCGATAATGGCATACAAGGGCTGATAGGCTTGCTGAGGCAGGGCCTGCCCATTACATTCCTTCCAGCCTCGCGGCACAAAGGTGAATGAAAAGGCACGAATCTCACCGATATACGCCATGATGCATTCTCCTGTTATTCAGGGTTAGGTTGGAAAAAGTCCAGACCACGCGATGATGTAGTTTATCGACAGACTCGGCATGGTATTAGCGTGCGGTTGGTTGCCGCCTGTCGCCATGATAGTGGC encodes the following:
- a CDS encoding Collar domain-containing protein gives rise to the protein MAYIGEIRAFSFTFVPRGWKECNGQALPQQAYQPLYAIIGQTFGGSGSGTSTMFNVPDLRGYAVIGEGNGPGLTTREWGKKYGEAQAFVSASQMPSHNHTVVAEQLTGNTGAQANTLATPIANSSWLSRFMRIDSADHPTSINSFIKSVAGVPPDTTLHPATIGNSESGSAPSHENRQPYLTTIYCICTMACFR